The genome window TGATGCTCTTCTGTACGAGAAGGTTGCACGTTTGACCGTTAAATAACAATAACCGTGTCGAAACGAAGGTGGAATTGCCCCATCGATTTCCTCATGATGTCGGTGAATTCCAAGAAAAGGCGCGGAGGTTTGCCATGAAATGCAATCGTCTTGTGCTTGCGCTCGCACTGATACTCAGTGTGGGGTGTGCGCGTAACGTTCCCATTCGAACGGACATGTCTCCCGAAATCTGCATTCCCGGCACCCTGCACAAGGCAGAACGCTTGCGCTGCTACAGTGCCGTAACGTTGCGCGCGATGCTCTGGGTTTCCGATCTCCCGGGGCATGTGGCCATCAAGCACGGCGTTCGCATCTACCGGATCGAGTACTGGACGACGAACTACGATGGGCAGCCCACCGTCGCCTCCGGTTTGGTCGCACTGCCGAAGAAGGTCGAGCCCGACGCCGTTGTGGAGTGTCTGCACGGAACGACCACCTTGCGCAATGCGACGCCTTCAAAGCCCACACTCCTCGAAGGCGTGGCTGGATCGGCCGTCTTTGCCGGGGGCGGTTATCTTCTGCTCATGCCCGATTACATTGGCCTGGGCACAAGCCGCGCGATGCATCCCTATCTTCACGCGAAGACAACGGCTGACACTTCCATCGACATGCTCAAGGCGGCGCACGCATTTGCCGGAACGATCGGCGTTTCGTGGCCAACGTCGCTCTACCTCACCGGATATTCGCAAGGCGGACATGCCACTGCGGCTACGCAACGCGCGTTGGAGGCACTCAATGACCCGCGCTTCCAACTTGTCGCGTCTGCGCCGTCGTCCGGCACCTACAACCTGGCTGACCTCATTTTCCCCTTCGCGCTGAAGGGCGAGTCTTCCGCGCATTCGCTCTACCTTGCCTTCATGGTCCGCGCGTACAGCGCCATCTACAATCAGCCCATCGAGTCAGTGATTAAACAAGAGTACGCCGTACAATTGCCGGTCCTGTTTGATGGTGAGCACGACGGCGACCCGATCATGAAAGCCCTGCCGCGTAACCCGCGCGACAT of Candidatus Hydrogenedentota bacterium contains these proteins:
- a CDS encoding lipase family protein; protein product: MKCNRLVLALALILSVGCARNVPIRTDMSPEICIPGTLHKAERLRCYSAVTLRAMLWVSDLPGHVAIKHGVRIYRIEYWTTNYDGQPTVASGLVALPKKVEPDAVVECLHGTTTLRNATPSKPTLLEGVAGSAVFAGGGYLLLMPDYIGLGTSRAMHPYLHAKTTADTSIDMLKAAHAFAGTIGVSWPTSLYLTGYSQGGHATAATQRALEALNDPRFQLVASAPSSGTYNLADLIFPFALKGESSAHSLYLAFMVRAYSAIYNQPIESVIKQEYAVQLPVLFDGEHDGDPIMKALPRNPRDMFTASFLDDYDNGRPTWLLTALRENETYLWTPKTPMRVYYGTKDVDVTPEESVQAAAEWTKRGAKVELVNVGDYDHDGAIFKSVPMIRKWFDEVRAQQKAGKKAAQGLKALRSVYAAK